The Dokdonia donghaensis DSW-1 DNA window CAGAGCTTTTAGAATACTTGGGAGCAAAATCATTTAGATTAGTGCTCGTTAAGACGAAAATCTGGATAAGCACTTATCCCGTGTTCGTGAGGATCTAATCCCTCAACCTCCTCTTGTTCTGAAACTCTGATTCCAACAGTTTTCTTTAAGGTAAATATAATAATGAAGGAAGTAATAATACAAAATACAGCATAAGCTCCCACGCCTATTAACTGACTTACAAACTGGGCACCGCTTGCAAGACTTCCAAAAATGCCTACTGCAAGTGTACCCCATATACCACAAATAAGGTGTACGGCAATTGCTCCTACAGGGTCATCTAGTCTTAACTTGTCAACCAATGCTACACCAAAAACGATTATCGCTCCAGCAATACCGCCTATAAGAATGGCGTCTGTAGGGCTCATCACATCTGCCCCAGCTGTTATACCTACAAGACCTCCTAGTATGCCATTTAAGAACATTGTAAGATCATAATTTTTATACATTAATGTAGAAACAAGAAAAGCAACCACCCCGCCAGCTGCAGCAGCAAGGGATGTGGTAACTAGGGTAAGCGAAGTAAGTGAGGGGTCTGCAGAGAGTACTGAACCTCCGTTAAACCCAAACCAACCTAACCATAATATAAGTACACCTGCAGTTGCTAGAGGAACATTATGACCCGGAATAGCTTGGGGTTTTCCGTTTTCATCAAACTTACCAATTCTAGAGCCTAATAAATATACGGCAACAAGAGCTGCCCAGCCTCCTACAGAGTGTACTAGTGTGGATCCTGCAAAGTCATAAAAAGGTGTTTCTAGTGTTTGTAAAAAGCCACCCCCCCATTTCCAAGATCCTGCTATAGGGTAGACTATACCTACGTATAATAATACAAAAACCATAAAAGGTCCTATTTTAATACGCTCTGCTACTGCTCCAGATACTATCGTTGCTGCTGTTGCTGCAAACATACCTTGAAAGAGAAAGTCTGTCCAGTATGTGTAACCTTCATTATATGTGAGGTCTAGTGCACCTTCTGTTGTGAGAGGTGCGTCAAGACCAAATCCAGCAAATCCTAAAAAGCCATTAAACTCTCCTGGGTACATTAGGTTAAAGCCTACTAAGCAATAAAGTAGTAGCCCTACTGTGATAATAAATATATTTTTAAATAAAATATTGATAGTATTTTTTTGTCTTGTTAAGCCTATCTCTAAAAAAGAGAAACCTAGGTGCATAAAAAAAACAAGCCCTGTACAGATCATCATCCATACATTATTTACAGTTAAAATTTCCATAGTTGTGTTATGCTATTGTGTGTTATTATTTTAAAGTTTGACTACCCTTTTCTCCTGTTCTTATTCGGTAGCAGTCTTTGATATCTGAAACAAAAATTTTTCCATCACCTACTTCTCCAGAGCGCGCCGCTTCTATGATAGTTTTTATTGTAATCTCTTCAAAGTCATCATTAACAACAATGCTTAGATAGCGACGTTGAATATCACTTGTGCTATAACTAACACCGCGGTATACAGATCCTTTTTTCTCGTTACCTAGACCGGTAACATCCCAGTACGAGAAAAAGTTGACTCCTACATCGTGCAGAGCTCTTTTTACTGCCGAGAATTTTGACTTTCGGATGATTGCTTCTATTTTTTTCATATCTAATAGGTTTATTAAAATTTATATATTCCGGCAATTACAAAAGATGATAAAGAATTGCTAGGATCTTGATTTGTGTCTAAAAATGTGTCTTCACTAGCGCTATCTAGACGGAATTCTGGTTTTATAGTAAGATCTCCTACGCTATAGCTACCTGTAAGTGTTACTGCCACTACAGAGGCATCACCTTCTAGGTCATAACCTCCTATTGCTCCAGCACCACCTTCACCTTCTGCAAAGTACTCACCACGTAAACCTAAGGTGAATGCGTCAGAAGTTTTGAACTGTGGGTATAGTGCTACGCCATAAAAAGAAGCACCATCTGTATCATTATAAGTTGCGTTAAGTCCTAAGAAAAAGTCGTCAGATAAGTCATATC harbors:
- a CDS encoding ammonium transporter, which produces MEILTVNNVWMMICTGLVFFMHLGFSFLEIGLTRQKNTINILFKNIFIITVGLLLYCLVGFNLMYPGEFNGFLGFAGFGLDAPLTTEGALDLTYNEGYTYWTDFLFQGMFAATAATIVSGAVAERIKIGPFMVFVLLYVGIVYPIAGSWKWGGGFLQTLETPFYDFAGSTLVHSVGGWAALVAVYLLGSRIGKFDENGKPQAIPGHNVPLATAGVLILWLGWFGFNGGSVLSADPSLTSLTLVTTSLAAAAGGVVAFLVSTLMYKNYDLTMFLNGILGGLVGITAGADVMSPTDAILIGGIAGAIIVFGVALVDKLRLDDPVGAIAVHLICGIWGTLAVGIFGSLASGAQFVSQLIGVGAYAVFCIITSFIIIFTLKKTVGIRVSEQEEVEGLDPHEHGISAYPDFRLNEH
- a CDS encoding P-II family nitrogen regulator, translated to MKKIEAIIRKSKFSAVKRALHDVGVNFFSYWDVTGLGNEKKGSVYRGVSYSTSDIQRRYLSIVVNDDFEEITIKTIIEAARSGEVGDGKIFVSDIKDCYRIRTGEKGSQTLK